The genomic segment GGCGCCATGGGGCTGGTGCAGATCGACAGCGATGACGACGTCTCCCCCGGGAGCGCCTCGGCAGGCATCCCCGTGCTCAGCATCGCGAGCTCCGCGGGAAAGTCCCTCCGCAAGGCCGTCGTCGAGGGCGAGACGGTGAACGTCACGCTGGTCGACACCCGTGAGCCGCTGGAGGCCATGAGCGACATCCCCTGCCAGGGAGGCATGGCAGGTCCGTTCGAGTGCGACGGGATCGACCTGCTCGCGTTCGTCCCGGCGGAGGAGTTCGACGGCGCCGGCCAGAGCGACCTGTGGGGCTGGACCGACCCGGACACGGGCGACGAGTACGTGATGATGGGCAAGACCAACGGCACGGCGCTCTTCCGGGTAACCGACCCCACCAGCCCCGTCTACCTCGGCGAGGTCCCGAACCCCGGCATCGAGCACGCCGTCTGGCACGACATCAAGGTGTACGCCGACCACGCGTTCATCGTGAGCGAGTCGGACCTCCACGGCATGCTGGTGTTCGACCTCACCCGCCTCCGTGACGTGGGCGACGACGAGCCGCAGCAGTTCACCCCTGACGCGACATACCCGCTGAACTACTCGGCGCACAACATCGCGATCAACGAGGACACGGGGTTCGCCTACATCGTCGGCGGCAACGCCGGAAGCGTCGTGCCGGACCAATGCCTGTCCGGGCTGCACATCGTCGACATCAACGATCCGCAGGTCCCCCGGTTCGCCGGCTGCTACGCCCGGGACGGCGGACCGGGCACGGCCGCCCGGACGGTGGGGGAGCGGGCGACCGACGTCTCGCCGGTCGCATACGTCCACGACACCCAGTGCGTGACCTACCGGGGCCCCGACGAGCGGTACTCCGGCCAGGAGGTCTGCTTCAACGCCTCGGAGAACAAGGTCACCGTCGTCGACGTGACCAACAAGCAGCTGCCGATGACCCTCGGCAGCACCGGGTACGAGGCGGTCAGCTACGCCCACCAGGGCTGGCTGACCGAGGACCATGCCTTCCTGCTCGTCAACGACGAGCTCGACGTCGTCACGGAGGGCAACGGCGTCGACACCACGCGGACGATCGTGCTCGACGTCAGGGACCTCGAGGACCCGAAGGTGCACTTCATCCACGACCACGGCATCACGTCCAGCGCCCACAACAACTACGTGCACGAAGGCCTCGTGTACCAGTCCAACTACGGCAGCGGCCTGCGCGTGCTCGACGTGGCCGCCGTCGGCGACGAGGAGGACCCGCGCCTGGAGCCGGTGGCGTTCTTCGACGTCTTCCCCTTTGACGACGCCGACCCGTCGGCCGACTTCAACGGCACCTGGTCGAACTACCCGTACTTCAGCTCCGGCACGATCGCAGTCAGCGGCCGCCAGGAGGGCCTGTTCCTGGTGCGCCTCGCAGGCG from the Actinomycetota bacterium genome contains:
- a CDS encoding choice-of-anchor B family protein — protein: GAMGLVQIDSDDDVSPGSASAGIPVLSIASSAGKSLRKAVVEGETVNVTLVDTREPLEAMSDIPCQGGMAGPFECDGIDLLAFVPAEEFDGAGQSDLWGWTDPDTGDEYVMMGKTNGTALFRVTDPTSPVYLGEVPNPGIEHAVWHDIKVYADHAFIVSESDLHGMLVFDLTRLRDVGDDEPQQFTPDATYPLNYSAHNIAINEDTGFAYIVGGNAGSVVPDQCLSGLHIVDINDPQVPRFAGCYARDGGPGTAARTVGERATDVSPVAYVHDTQCVTYRGPDERYSGQEVCFNASENKVTVVDVTNKQLPMTLGSTGYEAVSYAHQGWLTEDHAFLLVNDELDVVTEGNGVDTTRTIVLDVRDLEDPKVHFIHDHGITSSAHNNYVHEGLVYQSNYGSGLRVLDVAAVGDEEDPRLEPVAFFDVFPFDDADPSADFNGTWSNYPYFSSGTIAVSGRQEGLFLVRLAGVEDVAVACANCPVEIRAGESGTAEITVTNDGDRGGTFDIAVGGVPDDWVVDVAPQPVVVPAGETRVVTVTITVPRRERAGSWSLSVTATSLRDSGIHDSADVPVEVVKGRPSTAASKPTL